One window from the genome of Candidatus Didemnitutus sp. encodes:
- a CDS encoding FAD-dependent oxidoreductase → MSTSRSVIVCGGGIVGLCTAHYLAKGGFAVTVIERNAEGADSCAQGSAGYVSPSHVEPISAPGMVWQGLKWMTSSRSPFYIKPRLDPELMRWGWLFARNCTEEHRRRAAPVLAQHCLESRKLFVELAAQTGNSFEFEAQGLFNLCKTPEKLAAYEKGLAALANSVGVEAKILTPQQVAQLEPGARMDIAGAVYFPIDAHISPRKFIPAMVALLQQQGVKFHWATSVYGWRSEGGRVTGVSTSAGELTADEYVLATGSWAPETIRDLGLRLPMQAGKGYSLTIERPRFNLKKPMILSERRVAVTPMGDTLRFGGTMEIAGHVDRVRPERIEQIKAAAQIYFPEMSAADFNGVQPWFGYRPVSPDGMPYIGRFARQANLTAACGHAMLGITLAPITGHVVSELLAGKKPSVDLLLTSPDRFG, encoded by the coding sequence ATGAGCACATCGCGCAGCGTCATTGTTTGCGGCGGCGGCATCGTCGGCCTCTGCACCGCGCACTACCTCGCCAAGGGCGGCTTCGCCGTCACAGTCATCGAGCGCAACGCGGAGGGCGCCGATTCGTGCGCGCAGGGGAGCGCCGGCTACGTCTCGCCGAGTCATGTCGAACCGATCTCCGCGCCGGGCATGGTGTGGCAGGGGCTGAAGTGGATGACGAGCTCGCGCAGCCCGTTCTACATCAAGCCGCGCCTCGATCCCGAGCTGATGCGTTGGGGCTGGCTCTTCGCGCGCAACTGCACGGAAGAGCACCGCCGCCGCGCTGCTCCGGTGCTCGCGCAACATTGCTTGGAGAGCCGGAAGCTCTTCGTCGAACTCGCCGCGCAGACGGGCAACAGCTTCGAGTTCGAGGCGCAGGGCTTGTTCAATCTCTGCAAGACGCCCGAGAAACTCGCCGCTTACGAAAAGGGCCTCGCGGCGCTCGCGAACTCGGTCGGCGTCGAGGCGAAGATCCTCACGCCGCAGCAGGTGGCGCAGCTCGAGCCCGGTGCGCGCATGGACATCGCGGGCGCGGTCTATTTCCCCATCGATGCGCACATCTCGCCACGGAAGTTCATCCCGGCGATGGTCGCACTGCTGCAGCAGCAAGGCGTGAAATTTCACTGGGCGACCAGCGTTTACGGCTGGCGCAGCGAGGGCGGACGCGTGACTGGGGTCTCGACCAGCGCCGGCGAACTCACGGCTGACGAATACGTGCTCGCGACCGGATCATGGGCGCCGGAGACGATCCGCGATCTCGGCCTGCGGCTGCCGATGCAGGCGGGCAAGGGCTACTCGCTCACGATCGAGCGGCCGCGGTTCAACTTGAAGAAGCCGATGATTCTCTCCGAGCGGCGCGTGGCGGTGACGCCGATGGGCGACACGCTGCGTTTCGGCGGCACGATGGAGATCGCGGGCCATGTCGATCGTGTGCGCCCCGAGCGCATCGAACAGATCAAGGCGGCGGCGCAGATCTATTTCCCGGAAATGAGCGCGGCGGATTTCAACGGCGTGCAGCCTTGGTTCGGCTATCGCCCGGTGTCGCCGGACGGCATGCCCTACATCGGACGATTCGCGCGACAGGCCAATCTCACGGCCGCCTGCGGTCACGCCATGCTGGGCATCACGCTCGCGCCGATCACGGGTCACGTGGTCTCCGAGTTGCTTGCCGGCAAGAAGCCGAGCGTGGATCTCTTGCTCACGAGTCCGGATCGATTTGGCTAA
- a CDS encoding proline racemase family protein, with protein sequence MSTPVPHHIRILDSHTGGEPTRLVLEGGPDLGGGPLAERVALFRAEFDHYRSAIVNEPRGSDVMVGALLVEPHAPGCDVGVIFFNNVGPLGMCGHGTIGLVVSLAYLGRAKPGVVRIDTPVGVVAATLHGDGSVSVDNVPSWRKVAGVAIDVPGVGCVRGDVAWGGNWFFLVEEHGQQLESGDVAALLDYTSRVRVAVNAQGFPEVDHVELFAPSPTAGVKSRNFVLCPGGAYDRSPCGTGTSAKLACLAADGKLAEGAEWVQESIVGSVFRGRYRRDGREGDRILPTITGTAHVCGEGVLLLDPTDPFRWGIRNTT encoded by the coding sequence ATGTCCACGCCGGTGCCGCATCACATCCGCATCCTCGACTCGCACACCGGCGGCGAGCCGACGCGGCTCGTTCTCGAGGGCGGGCCGGACTTGGGTGGCGGACCGCTGGCGGAACGTGTGGCACTATTCCGCGCCGAGTTCGACCACTACCGCTCGGCCATCGTCAACGAGCCGCGCGGCTCCGACGTGATGGTGGGCGCCCTGCTCGTCGAGCCGCACGCGCCGGGGTGCGACGTCGGCGTGATTTTCTTCAACAACGTCGGACCGCTCGGCATGTGCGGGCACGGCACGATCGGGCTCGTGGTGTCGCTTGCGTATCTCGGGCGCGCGAAGCCGGGCGTCGTTCGCATCGACACGCCGGTGGGTGTCGTGGCGGCGACATTGCACGGCGACGGCAGCGTGTCGGTCGACAACGTCCCGAGCTGGCGCAAAGTGGCGGGCGTCGCGATCGATGTGCCGGGCGTCGGCTGCGTGCGCGGCGATGTGGCGTGGGGTGGAAATTGGTTTTTCCTCGTGGAGGAGCACGGGCAGCAGCTCGAGTCGGGTGACGTGGCCGCATTGCTCGACTACACGTCACGCGTGCGTGTGGCGGTGAACGCGCAGGGATTTCCCGAGGTGGATCACGTGGAGTTGTTCGCGCCGTCGCCGACTGCGGGCGTGAAGAGTCGGAATTTCGTGCTTTGCCCCGGCGGCGCCTACGACCGCTCGCCGTGCGGCACGGGCACGAGCGCGAAGCTCGCCTGCCTCGCGGCCGACGGGAAACTCGCCGAGGGCGCCGAATGGGTGCAGGAGAGCATCGTCGGCAGTGTGTTTCGCGGGCGCTATCGGCGCGACGGGCGGGAGGGCGATCGGATTCTTCCGACGATCACGGGCACGGCGCATGTGTGCGGCGAGGGCGTGTTGCTGCTCGACCCGACGGACCCGTTTCGCTGGGGTATTCGCAACACCACATGA
- a CDS encoding AraC family transcriptional regulator: MPALPARSLAQLAAPLIAGELFDLVPDAVFFVKDRTGRYTAANQTLVERCACRSKAELLGRTVADLFPAELAARYAEQDAAVITYGTPVVNRLELHLYPTRRTGWCLTTKLPIRDAAGRIAGLVGLSRDLHVGGDSGAVPAPLIATVEYLQAHFADSLSPAELAARAGLAPAKFTRLTKRLLGLTPGQLILQARLQAAAQRLRDTDEAVAHIAHACGFYDHSALTRHFKAATGLAPLAYRQSARA; the protein is encoded by the coding sequence ATGCCCGCCCTGCCCGCCCGCTCGCTCGCCCAGCTCGCTGCTCCGCTGATCGCGGGGGAGCTGTTCGACCTCGTGCCCGACGCGGTGTTCTTCGTGAAGGACCGCACCGGCCGCTACACCGCCGCCAACCAGACGCTCGTCGAGCGTTGCGCCTGCCGCAGCAAAGCTGAGCTGCTCGGCCGCACCGTTGCCGACCTGTTCCCCGCAGAGCTCGCCGCACGTTACGCGGAGCAGGATGCCGCCGTGATCACCTACGGCACGCCAGTGGTGAACAGACTGGAACTCCACCTCTACCCGACGCGTAGGACCGGTTGGTGCCTCACCACGAAACTCCCCATCCGCGACGCCGCCGGCCGCATCGCCGGCCTCGTCGGCCTCTCCCGCGACCTCCACGTCGGCGGCGACTCCGGGGCTGTGCCCGCGCCGCTCATCGCGACGGTCGAATACCTGCAAGCTCATTTCGCCGACTCGCTCTCACCCGCCGAGCTCGCCGCCCGCGCCGGGCTCGCCCCGGCGAAGTTCACCCGCCTCACCAAGCGCCTCCTCGGACTCACGCCCGGCCAACTCATCCTACAGGCCCGCCTCCAAGCCGCCGCGCAGCGCCTGCGCGACACCGACGAGGCCGTGGCGCACATCGCGCACGCCTGCGGCTTCTACGACCACAGCGCGCTCACCCGGCACTTCAAGGCCGCCACCGGACTCGCCCCGCTCGCCTACCGGCAGAGCGCGCGAGCATGA
- the gatC gene encoding Asp-tRNA(Asn)/Glu-tRNA(Gln) amidotransferase subunit GatC yields the protein MSAPQDFNVDYLAQLARLALTPEEKARFAAQLGDVLHHIEQLAKVDVTGVEPTAHAFPIENVWDADVPRPGLSVADALRNAPAQRENMISVPKVVE from the coding sequence ATGTCCGCCCCGCAGGACTTCAACGTCGACTACCTCGCGCAACTCGCCCGCCTCGCCCTCACGCCCGAGGAAAAGGCCCGCTTCGCCGCGCAGCTGGGCGACGTGCTCCATCACATCGAGCAACTCGCCAAGGTCGACGTCACCGGCGTCGAGCCGACCGCCCATGCGTTCCCCATCGAAAACGTCTGGGACGCCGACGTTCCGCGTCCGGGCCTGAGTGTCGCCGACGCCCTCCGCAACGCCCCCGCGCAGCGCGAGAACATGATCAGCGTGCCGAAGGTCGTGGAGTGA
- the gatA gene encoding Asp-tRNA(Asn)/Glu-tRNA(Gln) amidotransferase subunit GatA — protein sequence MVPLHFQTIAELSGRLERRELSAVELTQALIARTKAVEPRVHAFNSLDETDALAQAVASDARRAAGQSRGPLDGIPVGLKDVIAVTGQPLTASSKILQNFVSPYDATVTRNLKNAGAVLFGRLNCDEFAMGSSNENSAFGPAANPWDTTRVPGGSSGGSAAALAAGEVIASLGSDTGGSIRQPAALCGLVGLKPTYGLVSRYGLVAYASSLDQIGPFGRTTEDVALVLRAIAGHDPLDSTSFKADVPDYRAALAGPAPRRIGIPKEYFGEGLDPEIGAAVEAAVKFYRDRGCEVKEVSLPHTQYCLDAYYVIATAEASSNLARFDGVRYGHRSKAATDAIDLYAKSRAEGFGAEVKRRIILGTYVLSSGYYDAYYLRAQKVRTLIRQDFLKAFAEVDTLLTPTSPVPAFKIGEKADPLAMYLLDIYTIGVNLAGLPAASVPCGFTSGGLPIGLQLIGQPFKEADLLALAHTYEQAQEWSRRTPNL from the coding sequence ATGGTCCCACTGCATTTCCAGACCATCGCCGAGCTGTCGGGCCGCCTCGAGCGCCGCGAACTCTCCGCCGTCGAGCTGACGCAGGCGCTCATCGCGCGCACCAAGGCCGTCGAGCCGCGCGTGCACGCCTTCAACTCGCTCGACGAAACCGACGCCCTCGCCCAAGCCGTCGCGTCCGACGCCCGCCGCGCCGCCGGCCAGTCGCGCGGCCCGCTCGACGGCATTCCCGTCGGCCTGAAAGACGTCATCGCCGTCACCGGCCAGCCGCTCACGGCCTCGAGCAAGATTCTCCAAAATTTCGTTTCACCCTACGACGCCACCGTCACGCGCAACCTCAAGAACGCCGGCGCGGTGCTCTTCGGCCGGCTCAACTGCGACGAATTCGCGATGGGCTCGTCGAACGAGAACTCTGCCTTCGGCCCCGCTGCGAATCCCTGGGACACCACGCGCGTGCCCGGCGGTTCCTCCGGCGGCAGCGCGGCCGCGCTCGCGGCCGGCGAAGTCATCGCCTCGCTCGGTTCCGACACCGGCGGCTCCATCCGCCAGCCCGCCGCACTGTGCGGCCTCGTCGGTCTCAAACCCACTTACGGCCTCGTCTCCCGCTACGGCCTCGTCGCCTATGCGTCGTCGCTCGACCAGATCGGCCCGTTCGGCCGCACGACCGAGGACGTCGCACTCGTCTTGCGCGCGATCGCCGGGCACGACCCGCTCGATTCGACTTCATTCAAAGCCGATGTGCCCGACTACCGCGCCGCGCTCGCCGGCCCCGCGCCGCGCCGCATCGGCATTCCGAAGGAGTATTTCGGCGAAGGCCTCGATCCCGAGATCGGCGCCGCCGTGGAAGCCGCGGTGAAGTTCTACCGCGACCGCGGCTGCGAGGTGAAAGAGGTCTCCCTCCCGCACACGCAGTATTGCCTCGATGCCTACTACGTCATCGCGACGGCCGAGGCGTCGTCGAATCTCGCGCGCTTCGACGGTGTGCGCTACGGCCACCGGTCAAAGGCCGCGACCGACGCCATCGATCTCTACGCGAAGTCGCGCGCCGAGGGTTTCGGCGCGGAAGTGAAGCGCCGCATCATCCTCGGCACCTACGTGCTCTCGAGCGGTTACTACGACGCCTACTACCTGCGCGCGCAGAAGGTCCGCACGCTGATTCGCCAGGATTTCCTCAAGGCCTTCGCCGAAGTCGACACGCTGCTCACGCCCACGTCGCCCGTGCCGGCGTTCAAGATCGGCGAGAAGGCCGACCCGCTCGCGATGTATCTCTTGGACATCTACACGATCGGCGTGAACCTCGCCGGCCTGCCCGCCGCGAGCGTGCCATGCGGCTTCACGAGCGGTGGCCTGCCCATCGGCCTGCAACTCATCGGCCAACCCTTCAAGGAAGCCGACCTCCTCGCCCTCGCGCACACCTACGAGCAGGCACAAGAGTGGAGCCGCCGAACCCCGAACCTTTGA